One Phosphitispora fastidiosa genomic window carries:
- a CDS encoding type II toxin-antitoxin system RelE/ParE family toxin: MEKREVELLPAAYADLDEVFDYIMVDNPQAADGMLDNIIQALRRPEDFPHSGGRLLDRSSKKFNFRMVIVDPYIAFYRFVDNKIYVYRILHGARNYSHLLKGTLK, encoded by the coding sequence ATGGAAAAGCGTGAGGTAGAACTGCTCCCTGCCGCTTATGCGGACTTGGACGAGGTATTTGATTACATTATGGTGGATAATCCACAAGCAGCGGACGGCATGCTTGACAATATAATTCAAGCCCTGCGCCGCCCGGAGGATTTTCCGCATTCCGGAGGGCGATTACTAGACCGGTCTTCGAAAAAGTTCAATTTTCGAATGGTTATCGTTGACCCTTATATAGCTTTTTACCGCTTTGTAGATAACAAAATCTATGTTTACCGCATTTTACATGGTGCTCGGAACTATTCACATCTGCTGAAGGGTACATTGAAATAA
- a CDS encoding type II toxin-antitoxin system Phd/YefM family antitoxin, with product MIIKSSTTLRNDYNAIARLAHEKSEPVYITRNGEGDLVVMSIEAFERREAMLDLREKLLFAEQQRLAGEPTITLDEAQMRLREKIHGKA from the coding sequence ATGATTATAAAGTCATCTACCACACTTCGAAATGACTACAACGCCATTGCCCGACTCGCTCATGAAAAATCCGAGCCGGTATACATCACACGAAATGGCGAAGGAGATCTTGTCGTTATGAGTATTGAGGCATTTGAACGCCGGGAGGCTATGCTTGACCTGCGTGAAAAACTCTTGTTCGCTGAACAGCAACGCCTAGCCGGGGAGCCGACAATCACGCTTGATGAAGCTCAGATGCGGCTAAGGGAAAAAATCCATGGAAAAGCGTGA